In Xiphophorus hellerii strain 12219 chromosome 4, Xiphophorus_hellerii-4.1, whole genome shotgun sequence, a single genomic region encodes these proteins:
- the LOC116718490 gene encoding arylamine N-acetyltransferase, pineal gland isozyme NAT-10-like → MSSLEGKMNLEEYFQRIGFHGPFDKMDLATLKSIHKLHVMSIPFENLSIHCGEWITMDLETIFNKVVRSSRGGWCLENNYLFGWVLREMGFNATTLSSRAFNRIIDDFGALDSHLIHKVIIDGKAYIADVSFGVSSQIWEPLELISGKDQPQAAGVFRLIDKGDIWILEKTGRKPKVLNPEFAKSSLVNRKETKPIYCFTLEPRQVDHFIEKSQRIQRDPASLFTNKSICSLQTPTGFKALIGWIYSEVTYKPEEGVDVLDMRNITEDELDQILMEQFNIKLQNKLKPVCNKTFYTL, encoded by the exons ATGTCATCCCTTGAAG GTAAGATGAATTTGGAGGAGTACTTCCAAAGAATTGGCTTCCATGGCCCTTTTGATAAAATGGATCTTGCAACTTTGAAGTCCATCCACAAGCTGCATGTCATGTCGATCCCTTTTGAAAACCTCAGTATTCACTGTGGAGAGTGGATCACCATGGACCTGGAGACTATTTTCAATAAGGTGGTGAGGAGCAGCCGTGGAGGCTGGTGCCTTGAGAACAACTACCTGTTTGGATGGGTGCTGAGAGAAATGGGCTTCAATGCCACAACATTGAGCTCCAGAGCTTTCAATAGGATCATTGATGACTTTGGTGCTCTTGATTCTCACCTGATTCACAAGGTTATCATTGATGGGAAGGCTTATATAGCTGATGTAAGCTTTGGAGTCTCGTCTCAGATCTGGGAGCCGCTGGAGCTCATCTCTGGAAAGGACCAACCACAGGCAGCAGGCGTGTTTCGTCTCATCGATAAGGGGGACATCTGGATCCTGGAGAAGACAGGCAGGAAACCAAAGGTCCTCAATCCAGAATTTGCCAAATCCAGCCTGGTGAACAGGAAGGAGACGAAGCCAATCTACTGCTTCACCTTGGAACCTCGACAGGTTGATCATTTCATTGAGAAAAGTCAGAGAATCCAGAGAGATCCAGCCTCCCTCTTCACCAACAAGTCCATCTGCTCCCTGCAAACACCGACAGGATTCaaagctctgattggctggatcTACAGTGAGGTCACCTACAAACCTGAGGAAGGGGTGGACGTGTTGGATATGAGAAACATAACAGAGGATGAGCTTGATCAAATCCTGATGGAACAGTTTAATATAAAGCTGCAGAACAAATTAAAACCTGTgtgcaacaaaacattttacacccTTTGA